A single Pedobacter sp. PACM 27299 DNA region contains:
- a CDS encoding DUF922 domain-containing protein: MLLKPAAMLGLFSLFLIVLSARPAFSQKNQIDRINLNWSMYKKLNNSNLPYIAYTAHRTLHQYRATQKGSQFSLVFKVGVSLDGQQSTVDLRRLATLGEEGKKNLLNHEQGHSDLAVIYGRVLYKSLTKKVYSVKNYQNEVKKIYDDTLKELAEIHARYDMETLHGEEQAPQAKWDLYFKKELKAS, encoded by the coding sequence ATGCTACTCAAACCAGCTGCGATGCTGGGATTATTCTCTTTATTTCTGATCGTTTTAAGTGCTAGACCTGCTTTCAGTCAGAAAAACCAAATTGACAGGATCAATTTAAATTGGAGCATGTACAAAAAGCTGAACAATTCTAATCTTCCATATATTGCTTATACTGCACACCGAACCTTACATCAATATCGTGCCACTCAAAAAGGAAGTCAGTTTTCTTTAGTATTCAAGGTAGGTGTTTCATTGGACGGACAGCAATCTACTGTTGATCTGCGCAGATTGGCTACACTGGGTGAAGAAGGTAAAAAGAATTTGTTGAATCATGAACAGGGTCATTCAGATCTGGCGGTCATCTATGGCAGAGTTCTATATAAATCTCTAACTAAAAAAGTATATTCCGTAAAGAATTATCAGAATGAAGTGAAAAAGATTTATGATGATACCTTAAAAGAACTTGCAGAAATACATGCCCGATATGATATGGAAACTTTACATGGTGAAGAACAAGCGCCACAGGCTAAATGGGATCTGTATTTCAAAAAAGAACTAAAAGCTAGCTAA
- a CDS encoding 5'-nucleotidase C-terminal domain-containing protein has protein sequence MKHIHSIKKYLLLGTIPMLLSCSSHYMVVKSNWAEYKMNKDQPVDSAVIKTYLPYKIKMDQEMNTVIGHSEVLMEKLDRKDDQPVAENLLRNFFSDALLHEALKYDPTIDFAMPSTNGGIRVALPKGDIKLSNVFEVMPFENEMMVFTLSPAAVQNLLNYIAEKGGQPVAGLRMKIVNDKPREVMINGKPLDPNKNYRVLTSDYVADGGDNVQSFKNPIEKKILGVRMRDALITYIKENQAAGKTINPKLDGRITKN, from the coding sequence ATGAAACACATTCATTCAATCAAAAAATACCTGCTCTTAGGAACTATCCCAATGCTGCTTTCCTGTAGTTCACATTATATGGTGGTTAAAAGTAACTGGGCTGAGTACAAAATGAACAAAGATCAGCCAGTAGACAGTGCGGTGATCAAAACCTATCTGCCTTATAAAATTAAGATGGATCAGGAGATGAATACCGTAATTGGACACTCCGAAGTACTGATGGAAAAGCTGGATAGAAAAGACGATCAGCCTGTTGCTGAAAATTTGCTAAGAAACTTCTTCTCTGATGCTTTGCTTCATGAAGCCCTCAAATATGATCCGACTATAGATTTCGCAATGCCATCCACCAATGGTGGAATTCGGGTGGCACTTCCCAAAGGAGATATCAAACTATCCAATGTTTTTGAAGTCATGCCTTTTGAGAATGAAATGATGGTCTTTACTTTGAGTCCGGCCGCCGTCCAAAACCTGTTGAATTACATTGCGGAGAAAGGCGGACAGCCTGTTGCCGGTTTGAGAATGAAAATTGTGAATGACAAACCAAGGGAGGTCATGATCAATGGAAAGCCTTTGGATCCAAATAAAAACTATCGCGTGTTAACTTCCGACTATGTAGCGGATGGAGGCGACAACGTTCAAAGCTTTAAAAACCCAATTGAGAAAAAGATTTTAGGGGTGAGAATGCGCGATGCACTGATCACTTATATTAAAGAAAACCAGGCTGCTGGAAAAACAATAAATCCAAAATTAGATGGAAGAATTACAAAAAATTAA